The Sphingomonas sanxanigenens DSM 19645 = NX02 genome includes a region encoding these proteins:
- a CDS encoding ribose-phosphate pyrophosphokinase, whose product MKLLAGNSNLALAREIADYLEIPLTDASVRRFADEEVFVEIHENVRGEDVFVIQSTCFPTNDNLMELLICIDALRRASAKRITAVVPYFGYARQDRKPGPRTPISAKLVANLITVAGAHRVLSMDLHAGQIQGFFDIPTDNLYAAPVMSADIQARFGDRNLMVVSPDVGGVVRARALAKRLNNAPLSIVDKRRERAGESEVMNIIGDVAGRFCILIDDIVDSAGTLCNAAAALKEAGAEEVVAYVSHGVLSGGAVARVEGSALLELVITDSIAPPDAVRDAKKVRHLPIAPLLAEAIKRIADESSVSSLFD is encoded by the coding sequence ATGAAGCTGCTGGCCGGCAATTCCAACCTGGCGCTGGCGCGAGAGATCGCTGACTATCTGGAAATTCCGCTGACCGACGCCAGCGTCCGTCGCTTCGCCGACGAGGAAGTGTTCGTCGAGATTCACGAAAATGTCCGGGGCGAGGACGTGTTCGTGATCCAGTCCACCTGCTTCCCCACCAACGACAATCTGATGGAGCTGCTGATCTGCATCGATGCGCTGCGCCGCGCATCGGCCAAGCGGATCACCGCGGTGGTGCCCTATTTCGGCTATGCCCGGCAGGACCGGAAGCCGGGGCCGCGCACGCCGATCTCGGCCAAGCTGGTCGCCAACCTGATCACCGTCGCCGGCGCGCATCGCGTGCTTTCGATGGATCTCCATGCCGGCCAGATCCAGGGTTTCTTCGATATCCCGACCGACAATCTCTATGCGGCACCGGTGATGTCGGCGGACATCCAGGCGCGCTTCGGCGATCGCAACCTGATGGTGGTCTCACCCGACGTCGGCGGCGTGGTGCGCGCCCGCGCGCTCGCCAAGCGCCTCAACAACGCGCCGCTCTCGATCGTCGACAAGCGCCGGGAGCGCGCCGGCGAATCGGAAGTGATGAACATCATCGGCGACGTCGCCGGCCGCTTCTGCATCCTGATCGATGATATCGTCGATTCGGCGGGCACGCTGTGCAACGCCGCAGCCGCGCTGAAGGAAGCCGGTGCCGAGGAAGTCGTCGCCTATGTCAGCCATGGCGTGCTCTCGGGTGGCGCGGTGGCGCGCGTCGAGGGGTCCGCGTTGCTCGAACTGGTGATCACCGATTCGATCGCGCCACCCGACGCGGTGCGCGACGCGAAGAAGGTCCGCCACCTGCCGATCGCGCCGCTGCTGGCAGAGGCGATCAAGCGCATCGCCGACGAAAGCTCGGTGTCCTCGCTGTTCGACTGA
- a CDS encoding outer membrane protein assembly factor BamE translates to MSVTMRRVAMIACTAAILASTAACSRVRTHQGFILDPVLVSSIQPGLDNRASVERTLGRPTFMGQFNTGEYYYFSRQSRQLAFAEPKPVNQTVLKVTFDKNDVVATVQETGLDKVVSISPEGSKTPTLGREKSFFEEIFGNIGQVGAVGQGGSTADNPN, encoded by the coding sequence ATGAGCGTTACGATGCGGCGGGTGGCGATGATCGCCTGCACGGCCGCGATCCTGGCATCGACGGCGGCGTGCAGCCGCGTGCGGACGCACCAGGGCTTCATCCTCGATCCGGTGCTGGTCAGCTCGATCCAGCCGGGGCTGGACAATCGCGCCTCCGTGGAGCGTACGCTTGGCCGCCCGACCTTCATGGGCCAGTTCAACACCGGCGAATATTATTACTTCTCGCGCCAGTCGCGCCAGCTCGCCTTCGCCGAGCCCAAGCCCGTCAACCAGACCGTGCTCAAGGTGACGTTCGACAAGAACGATGTCGTCGCCACCGTCCAGGAAACCGGGCTCGACAAGGTCGTCTCGATCTCGCCCGAAGGCAGCAAGACGCCGACGCTGGGCCGCGAGAAGAGCTTCTTCGAAGAGATCTTCGGCAATATCGGCCAGGTCGGCGCGGTCGGCCAGGGCGGCAGCACCGCCGACAACCCGAACTGA
- a CDS encoding ubiquinol-cytochrome C chaperone family protein: MGLLSRLLGRTEDRAALAPLYAAVVARARQPHWYLEGAVADSLDGRFDMVAAILALTLIRMEREPEAIPASSLLTEAFVDDMDGQLREIGIGDIIVGKKIGNMMGVLGGRLGAYRAGLRGDGDFAAALVRNLYRGAAPAPAALAHVEQRLRAFDAALAQTPLKSLLDGDLPA, encoded by the coding sequence ATGGGTTTGCTGTCGCGGCTGCTGGGCCGCACCGAGGATCGAGCGGCGCTGGCGCCGCTCTATGCGGCGGTGGTGGCGCGTGCGCGCCAGCCGCACTGGTATCTGGAAGGCGCGGTCGCCGACAGCCTGGATGGCCGGTTCGACATGGTCGCGGCGATTCTGGCGCTGACGTTGATCCGCATGGAACGGGAGCCGGAGGCGATCCCGGCGTCGTCGCTGCTGACCGAAGCGTTCGTCGACGATATGGACGGGCAACTCCGCGAGATCGGCATCGGCGACATCATCGTCGGCAAGAAGATCGGCAACATGATGGGCGTGCTCGGCGGCCGGCTGGGCGCGTATCGCGCGGGGCTGCGCGGTGACGGCGATTTTGCCGCCGCGCTCGTCCGCAACCTCTATCGCGGCGCCGCGCCGGCGCCGGCGGCGCTTGCGCATGTCGAGCAGCGATTGCGCGCGTTCGACGCGGCACTGGCGCAAACGCCGTTGAAATCGCTGCTGGACGGGGATCTGCCGGCATGA